ATGCCACCGAAATCGGTAATCACATCAACGCCGTCTCCGAAGTAGTAAACAAATCTATCATTGCCTGCGCCACCAGTTAGGGTATCATTGCCTAAGCCCCCAGAGAGGGTATCGTTGCCACTGTTCCCCCCAATTTTGTCATTATTATAAGTTGTACCTGAGATATTTAATCGTTCGATATTCTTGTAAGTAACCCGATTCGTGCCTATGGTAATTGAGCCAGTGTTAGTAGTGGCATTGAATGTTGTTATTATACCCGCATAAACATCGGAATTCACATACAATACATCGTCACCCTCACCCCCATCAATGGTATCTATCCCACTATTACCCCCGGAAAGGGTATCGTTGCCACTGTTCCCCACAATGTTGTCATTGTAGCCTGTACCTAAAATATTTAATCGTTCAATATTCTTGTAACTAACCTGATTCGCACCCGCTTTAATTGAACCAATATTAGTAGTAGAATTGAATGTGGTTGTAATTCCCCCAGCAGGATAATAGTAATCGACGAACAACACATCGTCACCCTTACCCCCATCGATGGTATCTATACCACTATAGCCCGTGGAGAGGGTATCGTTGCCACTGTTCCCCACAATGTTGTCATTGTAGGCTGTACCTGAGATATTTAATCGTTCGGTATTCTTGTAAGTAACCTGATTCGTACCCGCTTGAATTGAACCAATGTTAGTAGTGGCATCGAATGTCGTTGTAATCCCCACACCAGCATAACTGAAATCGACGGACAACAAATCATCCCCTTGACCCCCATCTACCGTTTGATTCTCTAAATTTAGATAAAAGGAATCATTGCCATCGCCCCCAAAAAAGAAGTTATTTCCTGTGACAAAATCAGCCTTCAAGGTATCGTCACCAGCGCCACCGTTGATAGTATTATTGCCTGAAGACCCTAATGTATCGTAGGTAGTGGGAATACCAGAGATATCAAGATAATCATTACCATCGCCACCAGATAGCAGATTATTCCCTGATGTACCCATAGCCTTCAAGTAATCGTCACCAGCACCACCATTGAGGGTGTTATTGCCTGATGAGATAAAATTAGGATCTGCTTTATAAGTATAAACACCAGAAGTGGAGAGAGTATCATTGCCATCGCCACCAAATAACAGGTTATTGCCTTCTGGAGAATCAGCATTCAAGTAATCGTCACCAGCGCCACCGTTGAGGGTGTTATTCCCTGATGAGGCAGTATAGCCATAGCCATAATAGTTTTGAGAGATGTAAGAAGTGGAGAGAGAATCATTACCATCGCCACCAGATAGCAGGTTATTGCCTGATGAAGCTCCAGCATCCAAGTAATCGTCACCAGTGTCACCGTTAAGGATGTTGTTGCCTGTTGAATATTCAACATCCAAGGTATCATTGCCTACACCACCAATCAGAGTATTATTCCCTGCACCACCCCGCAAACGGTCGTTGCCACTTTTACCGTCAATTTTGTCATCACCCCCCTGACCATTGATGACATCATCTGAGTTATCAAAGCCGCTAACATTATTGGAGAGGTCGTTAAGGAAGGTGACTGTGTTCTGATTGAAAATAGTGCTTTGGGTGGAATTGGCATTAAAGACATCAAAGCTATCAGTAATAGTAGTTTGCCCATTAAACAGGATATTGCCTAAGTTGACTTTACCTCCTGTAGATGTGCTGAGATTATCTAGATTTTCCAAGGCAAAGTTTTGCAGGATGACTTTAGTACTATCGAGAGAAAACGGTTCAGGTTGAAAGGTGATTTCCAGATTGTTACCTTTCTGGGTCAGCAGCAAATTTTCGGCATTCAAGGTATTATCGTAAGAAAATCTTAACGTGTCTACTTCGGCAATGACTCCTGCCGATGGATTAATGCCTTTACCTATGCCACCAAAATCAGTGATGGTTACGAGATTAGTGGAATAGCCTGGTATGTCATAAATGTCGTTGCCGCCTCCACCAGTCAAGGTGTCATCGTAGCCACTAACGTATAAGGTATCGTTACCGTTGGTTCCAATGATACTACTTGCCATAACTTTTATTTACCTCAATCTATTTTTTCAGTAACTTAAATTTGAAATCTGCTATTAGTGCCGTTTTTGGGCATAAAAAACCCACCGAAATTTGACGTTTTCGGCATCCTTTATCCCTCACCCTAGAAGAACAGAATATTTCTCAAAGATTTGCCCATATATGGCTTGTACGTAGTCATGAATCTAACTATCTCAAACTATCTAAGCCTTAAGCGCTGTACAAATTAATGAGGGTGTGTATTTAGGCTATTTGGTCATTTCGGGCTAAATCAATTATCTTTGTTCAAGAAAAATTACTGAACAAATAACAAAAAGTCTTCTCATTGAATGCCTAAAACTTACCGTTCATCTTTAGTTTTTTGCCAGTGCCTAAGTCCTACTAGCTTCAAACTCAGATAAAGATTTTTATGCCCTCCTTGTGGGCTATGCTCTGTGAGGCTCTAGCTTGAACATAAAGAACATCTCAATAGCCTTAGAATAACTACATAGTCAATATCTTACTTAAATGTCTATGCTGAATCTGCGTTTTTACACAACCTTCATATTATTGACCAATAAATGTATATACAAATACTAAGCTTTGTATATCCTTCATATTCTTCTAGTTTTTAATACCTACCGAGGGCTACATCTATACCGACAATCAAGATGATTTGTGCAAGAATTGCGATCGCTTCCCAAAATGACTTAATATTATTGAACAACTGAATGCAAGATGCTATTTTTAGCACCTCGCAAACCGTACTAATTGGCGATCGCAGACTGATAATAAAGATTAACTAACCACAAAATTGTTGTTGGTTAGTGACAATCCGGCAGATAGTTGGGCAAATTTTACCTGAGTAAACCCAGTCGCACTGCCATCTTGGTCAAAATACAGTCCACCAGTAGAACTGTCATAAATGAATCGTTGAGCGATCGCTGTTGCAGATGTTCCGATGGTAAACTGGCTAGCTGAAAGTGAACCTATTGATAAACCGCCACCAAAATCATAAGCCGATACCTGAATCAATTCATTGGTAGCGTTGAAATCATAAATAGTATCAATGCCTTCTTTGTAATCATAGAAAGCAAAGGTATCAGTCCCATTACCTCCATAGAGGGTATCATTACCGTTGCCACCTGTGAGGATATCATTGCCATCGCCCCCAAAGAGCAGGTTATCGCCTCTTGAACCGCTAGCACTCAAGGTATCGTTTCCTGCACCTCCGTTAAGGGTATTATTGCCAAATGAACGAGAGTCGAATGTGGAAGAGAGGTCGCGCATTGAATGCTCGTTGTCGTAGGGTGTATAGATGTAAAAGCCAGAGATGTCGAGATAATCATTGCCATCACCTCCAGAGAGCAGATTATCGCCTGTTGAACCACTAGCACTCAAGCTATCGTCACCTGCACCACCGTTAAGGGTGTTATTACCAGAAGAGTTAGAATCATCGAGATCATAGGCATTTCCTTGGTAGTAGCCAGAGATGTCAAGATAATCATTGCCATCATCTCCAGAGAGCAGATTATCGCCTGTTGAACCACTAGCACTCAAGCTATCGTCACCTGCACCACCGTTAAGGGTGTTATTACCAGAAGAGTTAGAATCATCGAGATCATAGGCATTTCCTTGGTAGTAGCCAGAGATGTCAAGATAATCATTGCCATCATCTCCAGAGAGCAGATTATCGCCTGTTGAACCGCTAGCACTCAAGCTATCGTCACCTGCACCACCGTTAAGGGTGTTATTACCAGACGATTGAAAGACGTACTCATTTGGGTAGCTGACCCTTACGTAGCCAGAGATGTCGAGAGAATCATTGCCATCGCCACCAGAAATTAGGTTATCGCCTGTTGAACTGTTAGCACTCAAGTTATCGTTACCGACACCACCGTTGAGGGTATTATTGCCCGTACCACCAATGAGAGTATCATTACCTGCGCCACCCCGCAGCAAGTCGTTGCCACTGTTACCCAGAATGTTGTCATTGTAGGCTGTACCTGAGATGTCTAATCGTTCGATGTTGTTGTAATTAACCCGATAAGTACCCGCAGTAATTGAGCCAATGTTAGTAGTGGCATTGAAGGTCGAAACAATGCCGCCTGTAGCCAAGCTGTAATCGACCGATAACACGTCGTCACCCTGACCGCCATTTACTGTTTGAATCACTAAATTAGAGGGAGCAGTATCTGGGGATGTGGGGCTTAGATAGAAGGAATCATTGCCATCACCCCCAGAGAGGAGGTTATTTCCTGATGAAATGATAGCACTCAAGCGATCGTCACCAGCGCCACCGTTGAGGGTGTTATTCCCTAAAGAGGGTAAATATATTTCGCCACCATATCTTTCGGTGTAGATATAGGCAAAGACGGAGAGAGAATCATTGCCAGCGCCACCAGAGAGGAAGTTATTACCTAAATTCCCAGCATCCAAGATGAAGAAGTTATTATTACCTGGACGCCCAGCCTCTAAGATATCGTCACCAGCGCCACCGTTGAGGGTGTTATTCCCTGAACGCCCAGCCTCTAAGATATCGTTACCAGCGCCACCAGAGAGGAAGTTATCACCTGTTGAATTGCTAGCATCCAATGTATCGTCACCAGCACCACCGTTGAGGGTGTTATTGCCTGATGAGTAAAACCCAAGATCGACGTATATATCAGTATAATAAGTTGCGCCAGAAGTGGAGAGAGAATCATTGCCATCACCCCCAAAGAGTAGGTTATTGCCTGTTTGAGACTGAGCATTCAATGTATCGTCACCAGCGCCACCGTTGAGGGTGTTATTGCCTGAAGAGGTAATAAGATTGTAGTAGTTATAAACGAGGTAAGAAGTGGAAAGAGAATCATTGCCATCACCCCCAAAGAGTAAGTTGTTGCCTGATGAAGCAATAGCATCCAATGTATCGTTACCAGCGCCACCGTTGAGGGTGTTATTGCCTGAAGAGCTAATAACGTCGTAGTCGCTCTTATAAAGGTAAGAGGCGTAGAGAGAATCATTGCCATCGGCACCAGATAGCAGGTTATTGCCTGATGAAGCACTAGCATCCAATGTATCGTTACCAGTACCACCGTTAAGGATGTTGTTGCCTGTTGAATATTCAACATCCAAGGTATCATTGCCTACACCACCAATCAGAGTATTATTCCCTGCACCACCCCGCAAACGGTCGTTGCCACTTTTGCCGTCAATTTTGTCATCACCCCCCTGACCATTGATGACATCATCTGAGTTATCAAAGCCGCTAACATTATTGGAGAGGTCGTTAAGGAAGGTGACTGTGTTCTGATTGAAAATAGTGCTTTGGGTGGAGTTGGCATTGAAGACATCAAAGCTATCAGTAATAGTAGTTTGCCCATTAAACAGGATATTGCCTAAGTTGACTTTACCTCCTGTAGATGTGCTGAGATTATCCAGATTTTCCAAGGCAAAGTTTTGCAGGATAACTTTAGGACTCTGGAAAAGAAGCGATTCAAAGGTGATTTCCAGATTGTTACCGTTTTGGGTCAGGAGCAAATTTTCGGCATTCAAGAAATTATCGTAGGTATTATCGTAAGAAAATCTTAACGTGTCTACTTCGGCAATGACTGCTGCCGATGGATTTATGCCTTTACCTATGCCACCAAAATCAGTGATGGTGAAGAGAGTACCGTGATAGGGTCGTATGTCGTAAATGTCGTTGCCGCCTCCACCAGTCAAGGTGTCGTCGTTGCCACTAACGTATAGGGTATCGTTACCGTTGGTTCCAATGATACTTGCCATAACTTTTATTTACCTCAATCTATTTTTTCAGTAACTTAAATTTGAAATCTGCTATTAGTGCCGTTTTTGGGCATAAAAAACCCACCGAAACTTGACGTTTTCGGCATCCTTTATCCCTCACCCTAGAAGAACAGAATATTTCTCAAAGATTTGCCCATATATGGCTTGTACGTAGTCATGAATCTAACTATCTCAAACTATCTAAGCCTTAAGCGCTGTACAAATTAATGAGGGTGTGTATTTAGGCTATTTGGTCATTTCGGGCTAAATCAATTATCTTTGTTCAAGAAAAATTACTGAACAAATAACAAAAAGTCTTCTCATTGAATGCCTAAAACTTACCGTTCATCTTTAGTTTTTTGCCAGTGCCTAAGTCCTACTAGCTTCAAACTCAGATAAAGATTTTTATGCCCTCCTTGTGGGCTATGCTCTGTGAGGCTCTAGCTTGAACATAAAGAACATCTCAATAGCCTTAGAATAACTACATAGTCAATATCTTACTTAAATGTCTATGCTGAATCTGCGTTTTTACACAACCTTCATATTATTGACCAATAAATGTATATGCAAATACTAAGCTTTGTATATCCTTCATATTCTTCTAGTTTTTAGGCAACCAGAAATCAGAAGGTACTGGTGTAGGCGATACCTGGGTTGGGCTACGCCTACGCATGATAATATCTTATAAATATCTCTGTAATAATTAGACATCTTCGATAATGAATGTAGAGACGTAGCAGTGCTACATCTCTACAAGGGTTCTGGATAACGCATATTTAATTTCTGGAGATGTCTATTGCGATCGCTTGCCAAACTTATAACGCAGATATGAACCAACTTAGCGAAGAATATCATGCGAGGTACTAAAAAATAGCACCTTGCAAGCCCTACTTATACCAATTTCAAAAAATCCGGTGGTTAACGGATAAGCTGGAAATGGTGATTATTCGGGTCTTAAATCGTTAGATAATTCCACAATTCCCCTAGTCCCATCAATCCTTACCCGTTGACCATCTTGCAAAAGCCATGTAGCACCTCGAACATCCATCACTGCGGGAATACCGTATTCGCGAGCGACGATCGCACCGTGAGAAAGCCGTCCCCCAACTTCGGCAATTAATCCTCCAGCCCTTAATAACAAAGGAGCCCAGCCGGAATCTGTGTAAGGCACTACCAGAATCGTATCTCGATCAATCTCCGGCACGTCTTGTAAATTTCGCAACACCTTTATTCTCCCTTCAGCTTGCCCGTGACTGGCTCCAATACCTTGTAAGATTTGGTCAGAGTAGAGTACAGAGGGGGCTAAGGGGTGAGGGGTGTATTGCCATAGACTAAAAGGGGTACTTGAACGATCTCACTATCTTGGACGAATTGCGATCGCCTTGATTCCACTAATTTATCTAACTCCTCAATTAATCTAGAATCTTCACCCCCAATTAAACGCCGCACTTCATCAAAGTCTAGAAAAAAGATATCTCCTGTGTTCTGGAGTAAGCCAGACTTTAACCAAATCTTTTCTAAAGCGACAAAACTCCAACGCAATTCAGCTAAAAGCCGGGAATAAACTTCGGTAACTCGTCCTTTAATATCCACACGCCGTTGCACAAAAGAACGTTTTGGTTTACCAGCAAAGATACTATTAATTGCGTCTTTAGCGCCTGATTGTGGTTCGTTCCCCTGCATTAACTGCACAAACATCTGCTTAATCATCTGGGGATTCTCTCGCCAAGTGGGAACGGAAATATCAGTTCCCACTTCACTTAAGTAACCGTAATCCTGAAGCAATTCATCAAATTCTTGCAGGATTTTCTTTCCCTCTGGAGTTTGCGTTAACTGCTCAAATACTTGCTGTGGCTCAAACTCAAGTAATACTTGCTTGGCATCTGTGGCGATCGCACTGAGCGATCGCAATGCCGCTACCTCTGGAGTCACGCTATGATCGATTTGGCTATCCTTCACCCGAAAAATCGTCTGCCGTAAAGCAGCACTCAAGGGAGCTAAAATGCTGTAATATGTCCCGTGGCGCAGCAACTCTAGAATAAAGTCAATTCTAATTAGCAGCTTGACTGGTTCCAAATTATCTACATTTTCCTGTGCCAATTGCGACAACCCAGGAATAAGCTTCTGGTGATAATCCCGCTTGAAATCCTTTTCTAAACTTAGTTCCCGCTTCAGCAACTTCCCTAATCCTGGCAAATTCTCCCAAGTTGACTGCAAGGATGGTTTACTTAATTTGGCTCCTCTGGTTAAAAATTCCAGACTTTCCGGCGGTAATCCCATGCGGATAAAGATATTGCCTAAGAGGGATGCGTTAAAATAGGCTCTGGAGTAGTGCAGAGTTGCTGTTTCATTAAAATCTAACCCGAAAACGCGATCGCCCAAAACTAGACTAAAGAATTCTCCCCAGACTCCACAAGTTAAGGGACGATTAATTGACCATGTTAAGGGGTGAATTACTCCGGGAATCACTTCGGCGGCGATTTTGCGTGTCCAAATTGGTAGTAGAGTGGTAATCGGTCTAGATTGCAACACCCAAAGCGTTTGACCGTCATAACTCCATTCAATATCTTGAGGAGTGCCATGATAGCGTTTTTCAAGTCGATAAGCTAAGTATGCAACTTGCTTGATTAATGCTTGTGGAACTCGCCCAGTACCCTCTAATTGGACAGAGGAAGAATTTTCTCCTTCAACAACAAAAGCACGATATTGTTCTGGTGTGACTTTTCCCGAAACGATTTGTGTGGGGCTACCTGGAAGGGCTTCAATAATAATCGCATCACCTTGCCCAGTTATGGGATCGCGGCTGAAAGCTACACCAGAATATACACTCTGGACTTGTTGTTGAATCAGTACAGCCATTGCTGTATCATTTGAGCCGCGATCGCGCCGATATTGCACGGCAGAGGGATGATTGTAAGAAGCTTGAACTTGAGCGATCGCTTGCTGTAATGCCTCTGGGCTAGTAACATTTAAAACTGTGTCATACTGTCCAGCCGCAGAAGCCTGTTCTGAGTCTTCGCCAATGGCGGAGGAACGCACCACCAAGGGAGATAATTCTGATGGCTGGAGAAATTCTGTCAACACTTGCGGATCGTCGATTGGCGCTAGCACCCACCCCTTTGGCACTGGATAGCCCCAGCGCTTGATTTGGGATAATGTAGCCGCTTTTTCTCCCACAATAGCAGCATCCAACTCTTCATCTAAAGAAACCATCGCGCGATCGCCCCGTAAAAATTCCAACACCCCTTGCGATTCTGTTTGTGCCTCTTTTACTGGTAAGCTCATATCATCAGGAATTTTAGTATAAATCCAGCCCATTAAACCAGCTAAAGCTACAGCAGCAAGCATTCTGGGGATATCGCTAATGTGCAGAAGTGCCACAAACAGAGGGAAAAGAAGCAAAACCCCAAATTTAACTACCCGTTTTGATTGCAGAATTGTAAAGCTAATACCTGCAAAGAAAGATACAAATATTGCTACAAGTGGATCGTGTACAACAAATCCCCAGACGACATTTGTTGTACCCGCCCCTCTGCCTATCCAGTATCTGCCAATTACCAAAGCGATGAGGGCTATCAATTCCCAAGACGAACCCTCTGGGAAGAAAATGCGGGTGAGGAAAACCGCCGCAATTCCTTTAAAAGCTTCTGACAAGACTGCCAGAATTCCGACAAACTTACCGCCATGATAAAACGCGGCTGATACACTAATGTTTCGTGTACCAACTTGTGATAATTGTTTACGTGTAAGTGCGTAAGTAATCCATGCAATCAGAGGTAATCCGCCCAAAAGGGGGCAGATAATTAAAATAATTAAGACACCCCAAGGTTCAAACATTTTGGATTTTGGATTTTAGATTTAAATTTTCCATCTAAAACCTCAAATCTAAAATCTAAAGTTTTTCTGAAATTTTTGATGGTAATTAGGGCGCTTTTATTGATTAGTCATGGAATGGACACTTGGCTATGACGGAAACCGTTTAAGACAAGTGTCCATTCTAGACTACTAATGGTTTTAGTTTAGCGCGTATGCAGCTTGCAGCGCCCAGATGACGAGAGCAGCGATCGATCCCAGAAGCACCACGGTAGAGATAGTGACTACTTTTGGGGAATCTGCACCCTCAAATTTCATAATTCCTCGATTTAAGTCGGACACAGCTTTATAATCCTCTCTTTTTGGAGCATGAAACATTTGTCCGTTTTGATTGTAGTCCTTCTATTTACGGATGATGTTAAATTCCTAATATTATTTTGTTTAAGTTTCGCAATTTTTCCAACCCCACAATTACCTATTTCTTTAGAGGTATTGGTGTTATTTATCAATTATGGAGAGGGAGTTAAGAGTTATGAGATGAGAATTCTTTCCCCAATGCCCAATTCCCAATATCGACCAATATGTACTAAAATCAATGACTTGAGTCACAAAGAGAGCAATCATGGCATCCATCCGCGAGTTGCACCAACAGCTGGTTAAGAAAGAACGTTCTGCCGTTGAAATTACCCAAGAAGCCTTAAAGCGCATTCAAGCGTTAGAGCCAAAATTGCACAGCTTTTTATGTGTCACCGCAGAACGGGCATTAGAACAGGCCAGTGCTGTGGATGCCAAAATTGCTGCGGGAGAAGAAATTGGGCTGCTAGCAGGTATTCCTGTTGGGATTAAGGACAATATGTGTACTAAGGGAATCCCTACCACTTGCGCCTCCAAAATTCTGGAAAATTTCGTGCCACCTTATGAATCAACAGCGACGCAAAAACTCGCAGACGCTGGGGCGGTAATGGTAGGCAAAACCAACTTAGATGAGTTTGCAATGGGCAGTTCCACAGAAAACTCTGCCTACCAAGTTACGGCTAATCCTTGGGATTTATCACGAGTTCCAGGTGGTTCTTCGGGGGGTTCTGCGGCGGCGGTGTCATCCCAAGAATGTGTAGTTGCTCTCGGTTCTGATACTGGTGGTTCGATTCGGCAACCTGCATCTTTTTGCGGTGTTGTGGGAATGAAGCCAACTTATGGTTTAGTTTCACGTTATGGTTTGGTGGCTTACGCTTCGTCTTTGGATCAAATTGGGCCATTTGCCAAGACAGTAGAAGATGCGGCAATATTATTAGGTGCGATCGCAGGTCACGATCCCAAAGACTCTACCAGCCTGAAAGTTGCCATTCCCAACTACGCCGCTCACTTAAAACCAGACTTAAAACCCAGAGGTCAAATCAGAATTGGGATCATTAAAGAAACTTTTGGTGAAGGTTTAGACGCTGTAGTAGAACAAGCTGTTACCAAAGCAGTAGATGTATTACAAAGTTTGGGAGCAGAGATTCATATAATTTCTTGTCCCCGCTTTCGCTATGGTTTACCCACCTACTACATCATCGCCCCATCCGAAGCATCAGCAAACCTGGCTCGTTACGATGGTGTTAAATATGGCTACCGCGCTCCTGATGCCGATAATCTGCTATCGATGTACACTCGTACGCGTGCCACTGGTTTTGGTACAGAAGTCAAACGCCGAATTATGATCGGCACTTACGCGCTTTCGGCTGGTTATTACGATGCTTATTACCTGAAAGCGCAAAAAGTCCGCACCCTGATTAAGCAAGACTTTGAAAATGCTTTTCGCATGGTTGATGTATTAGTTTGTCCCACATCTCCCACGACAGCATTCAAAGCAGGGGAAAAAACCACTGATCCTTTAAGCATGTATTTAACTGACTTGATGACTATTCCTGTAAATCTTGCTGGTTTACCTAGTTTAAGTTTGCCATGCGGTTTTGACGATCGAGGTTTACCAATAGGATTACAGCTAATCGGCAATGTGCTGCGAGAAGACCAACTGTTTCAAGTAGCCTACGCTTATGAGCAATCTACTAATTGGCATCTGCAAAAACCGCAAATATCTTGAAAATGGGCATTGGGCATTGGGAATGGGAAATTGGTTAATTCCTCCCCCTCATCTCCCTCTGCTTCCCCATCCCCCTCATCTCCCCCTGCCCCCTGCCTCCTTCATTGCTGTTCACCGATTTATTACCATTGACTGTTGAGTATTGACTTCTGGAGTTAGGGATTCAGATGTAATTTGTCGTGGATTGAGTGTATGTAAAAGACCAGCAGATGCAGCTATTAATAAGAGAATGTAGGTAATGACAAGAGGTATGTATGTATTTGGCTTGTTGTCTGAATTTTTGCGATCGCTTTTAGAGTCTTGGCGGACTACATTGGTTGTGAGAGTAAATGATAAAGCATTTCCATCCAGCCCTAAAGCATCTCCATAGCGACGGATGAATCCTTGAAGAAAAACAGGCTCAGGTAATTCTTCAAATCGTTCTTCTTCTAAAGCTTGCAAAACACCTGTTCTAATAAGTGTTTGGGCGGCTATTTCTTCTAAACGTATGGATTTTTCTTGTCTTACTTGTCGCAAGTGTGTGCTTATTTCCTTTAGCTGCTCTATTTGAGCTTGGTTTAAGAGCGTCACAGTCTTCTCCTATATGGGCTAATTCTACTATTCATATAGTGAGAAGACTTAAAATAGCATACGTATTTTTACTGGATATTCGATTCTAGTGAATTTTTTTGAGAATAGTTAAAGTCTAGAATTGAAAATGCTAAAGCCGCCAATACTCAGTATTTTTTCTGTTGCTATATATACTCTTGATTAAAAAAAATAGGCTGTAAAAGCTAATAAGCTGCAATTTATAATACAAGTATTTTATAACTGCTACTCTAGGGGTATTAGTAGGTGAGCCAAACAATCCTCAAGGCTCAGGGGTTACTGCTGGATTGAACAAAATAAAATGTTATCCGTCCTCAGAAACACGACGTAATATTCTGTTGCCCATCACTGCGTGCCTTGGGTGATCAACCAGCCCTGTATCTAGCAGCATTACACCAAAAAGTATCGCCCATCCAAGAGCGCGTTGTAGTGTTGCCTCAGAAACATTTTGGTATTCTGCGATCGCTTCTTGGCGTGCATTTCGATCACTAAAGAGCATCCATATAGAAGCAAGGTCTGTTGCAATATCACCTGATGTAATATCGCCCCAATCAATTATGCCTGTGATCGCACCATTTTCGACAAGGATATTGCGTGGGTGAAGGTCTCCATGTAGCCATTTTGCCTCAACGTCAATAGGCGTGTTCAAAGCCATATTCCAAGTGTCTCTGAGCTTTTGAGTAATCAGATTAGTTTTTGTCTCAAGTCGTTGCATTCGTTCTTCCACAGAAGCTGCACGTTGATTTAGTGGTACACCGCGTACCGCATTTAGTGGTGCATTAAATGGCGCAAGTACATGCAATGAGCGCAGGAATGAAGCAAAGAGTTTTACCTGATTTGCATGGGGTTCCTCTTGATCGGCAGGTATACCAGTTAGCCACGGTAACACGCTCCATCGCCAAGGGTAGCTTTGTGCTGGCTTGCCTATTCTGTAAGGAGTTGGAACAGGTATAGTCAGTTGAGGAGCCAGTACTGGAAGCCAGGTTTGCTCATTTTCGATGAGTATCGCTGCTGCTTTTCGACGTGGGAGCCTTACAGACAATTGGTCGCCCAGTCGAAACATTACATTGTCCCAACCAGCATCAACAAGATGAATCGGCAGGTGCGTCAAATCTGGGTGCTGATCTGATAATAAACTATAGACCAGGCTTGTATCTAAATCGATCTCGGATACTGGTGTTCCTATTGAACTCGATTTTCCCTTTGACGCCATATTTGCCTCCTTTACCCTGTTTTGGCATTTTTCCTAAATTCATTTCAAGGTTTATCGTGCCACTGTTAGGGCGGGAATCTTTTACATCTTTCACAGTGGGAGCAACGTACTCTTGTAACTCGTGCGATCGCAACAAGCAGTAGTGACTGGCGACCCCTTTTTACCAACATAGCGTTGATTTTTCCGTGCGCTCATGCCAAATTC
This genomic interval from Nostoc sp. KVJ3 contains the following:
- a CDS encoding aminoglycoside phosphotransferase family protein, which codes for MASKGKSSSIGTPVSEIDLDTSLVYSLLSDQHPDLTHLPIHLVDAGWDNVMFRLGDQLSVRLPRRKAAAILIENEQTWLPVLAPQLTIPVPTPYRIGKPAQSYPWRWSVLPWLTGIPADQEEPHANQVKLFASFLRSLHVLAPFNAPLNAVRGVPLNQRAASVEERMQRLETKTNLITQKLRDTWNMALNTPIDVEAKWLHGDLHPRNILVENGAITGIIDWGDITSGDIATDLASIWMLFSDRNARQEAIAEYQNVSEATLQRALGWAILFGVMLLDTGLVDHPRHAVMGNRILRRVSEDG
- a CDS encoding helix-turn-helix domain-containing protein, with translation MTLLNQAQIEQLKEISTHLRQVRQEKSIRLEEIAAQTLIRTGVLQALEEERFEELPEPVFLQGFIRRYGDALGLDGNALSFTLTTNVVRQDSKSDRKNSDNKPNTYIPLVITYILLLIAASAGLLHTLNPRQITSESLTPEVNTQQSMVINR
- the gatA gene encoding Asp-tRNA(Asn)/Glu-tRNA(Gln) amidotransferase subunit GatA, whose amino-acid sequence is MASIRELHQQLVKKERSAVEITQEALKRIQALEPKLHSFLCVTAERALEQASAVDAKIAAGEEIGLLAGIPVGIKDNMCTKGIPTTCASKILENFVPPYESTATQKLADAGAVMVGKTNLDEFAMGSSTENSAYQVTANPWDLSRVPGGSSGGSAAAVSSQECVVALGSDTGGSIRQPASFCGVVGMKPTYGLVSRYGLVAYASSLDQIGPFAKTVEDAAILLGAIAGHDPKDSTSLKVAIPNYAAHLKPDLKPRGQIRIGIIKETFGEGLDAVVEQAVTKAVDVLQSLGAEIHIISCPRFRYGLPTYYIIAPSEASANLARYDGVKYGYRAPDADNLLSMYTRTRATGFGTEVKRRIMIGTYALSAGYYDAYYLKAQKVRTLIKQDFENAFRMVDVLVCPTSPTTAFKAGEKTTDPLSMYLTDLMTIPVNLAGLPSLSLPCGFDDRGLPIGLQLIGNVLREDQLFQVAYAYEQSTNWHLQKPQIS